CTGTTCATTTCTTCTGTTTGAACAGCCAGCGGATGGCTTTCTTGTTTCGGTAAGCGGGGTCCCAGGAATTGTGGTCGGTTTTTTCGAATTCCGTGTACTGGACATCGCCGCCGGCTTGTTTGACGGCCTCTACCATTTTCCGGGATTCCTCCGGCTTGACGGTGGTGTCGTCGGCGCCGTGGAAGGCCCAGATGGGGACCTTTGCGAGGGCCGGGGCGTCTTCGAGCCTGCCGCCGCCGCAGATGGGCATGAGGGCGGCCCAGCGGTCGATATGCTGCGCCCCGAACAGCCACGTTGCATACCCGCCCATGGACAGGCCGGTCAGGTAGACGCGAGCGGGGTCGATGTTGTATTGCTGGAGTGTCAGTTCGTAGGCGCGCTCAACGTCCTCGGCGGCCTTATCCCACCACACGCCCTCGGGACACTGCGGCATGACCACCACTGCCGGGAACCAGTCGGCGTAGCGGCGAATCGCGCTGGGCAGGCCGACCTCGGTCTGGATGAGGCCATCGTCGCCG
The window above is part of the Candidatus Hydrogenedentota bacterium genome. Proteins encoded here:
- a CDS encoding prolyl oligopeptidase family serine peptidase, whose amino-acid sequence is HIGGGNMTKRIVCATTLVMGALWVGGCATTMKGNIAEERGIPTGFINKTMETRGETRLYAVYVPREYDPLKRWPLIVFLHGAGERGDDGLIQTEVGLPSAIRRYADWFPAVVVMPQCPEGVWWDKAAEDVERAYELTLQQYNIDPARVYLTGLSMGGYATWLFGAQHIDRWAALMPICGGGRLEDAPALAKVPIWAFHGADDTTVKPEESRKMVEAVKQAGGDVQYTEFEKTDHNSWDPAYRNKKAIRWLFKQKK